A genome region from Triticum aestivum cultivar Chinese Spring chromosome 2B, IWGSC CS RefSeq v2.1, whole genome shotgun sequence includes the following:
- the LOC123044266 gene encoding COBRA-like protein 6 gives MELPNAALVLVVAAAAMLSVAVAYDPLDPNGNITIKWDVLSWTPDGYVATVTINNFQTYRQIMAPGWTVGWTWAKREVIWSMVGAQATEQGDCSKFKANLPHSCKRTPAVVDLLPGVPYNQQIANCCRGGVVSAYGQDPSGAVSSFQVSVGQAGTTNRTVKVPKNFTLLGPGPGYTCGPAKVVPSTVFLTADHRRKTQALMTWNVTCTYSQHLASKYPTCCVSFSSFYNDTIVPCARCACGCEHKTCARSERDSKRLMSASGKSARPVSALRGHVNRQSAAPLLQCTTHMCPVRVHWHVKLNYHDYWRAKVTVTNFNYRTNYTGWTLVAQHPNLDNITEVFSFDYKPVVSYGSINDTALFYGMKFFNDQLVEAGPYGNVQSEVLMRKDASTFTFRQGWAFPRKIYFNGDECRMPPPDSYPYLPNSAPASLVSSASVVVAVAFLVLLMA, from the exons ATGGAGCTGCCCAACGCCGCGCTCGTGCTGGTCGTCGCCGCCGCGGCCATGCTCTCCGTCGCAG TGGCCTACGACCCGCTGGATCCCAACGGGAACATCACCATCAAATGGGACGTTCTCTCGTGGACGCCAGACGGATACGTC GCGACGGTGACGATCAACAACTTCCAGACGTACCGGCAGATCATGGCGCCGGGGTGGACGGTGGGGTGGACGTGGGCGAAGCGGGAGGTGATCTGGTCCATGGTGGGCGCGCAGGCCACGGAGCAGGGCGACTGCTCCAAGTTCAAGGCCAACCTCCCGCACTCGTGCAAGCGCACCCCCGCCGTCGTCGACCTGCTCCCGGGCGTGCCCTACAACCAGCAGATCGCCAACTGCTGCCGCGGCGGCGTCGTCTCCGCCTACGGCCAGGACCCGTCCGGCGCCGTGTCCTCCTTCCAGGTCAGCGTCGGCCAGGCCGGCACCACCAACCGCACCGTCAAGGTCCCCAAGAACTTCACCCTCCTCGGCCCCGGCCCCGGCTACACCTGCGGCCCCGCCAAGGTCGTCCCCTCCACCGTCTTCCTCACCGCCGACCACCGCCGCAAGACCCAGGCCCTCA TGACATGGAACGTGACGTGCACCTACTCGCAGCACCTGGCGTCCAAGTACCCGACCTGCTgcgtctccttctcctccttctacAACGACACCATCGTGCCCTGCGCCAGGTGCGCGTGCGGCTGCGAGCACAAGACCTGCGCCCGCAGCGAGCGGGACTCGAAGCGGCTCATGTCGGCGTCGGGGAAGAGCGCGCGCCCGGTGAGCGCGCTGCGCGGGCACGTGAACCGGCAGAGCGCGGCGCCGCTGCTGCAGTGCACCACCCACATGTGCCCCGTGCGCGTCCACTGGCACGTCAAGCTCAACTACCACGACTACTGGCGCGCCAAGGTGACCGTCACCAACTTCAACTACCGCACCAACTACACCGGCTGGACGCTCGTCGCCCAGCACCCCAACCTCGACAACATCACCGAGGTCTTCAGCTTCGACTACAAGCCCGTCGTCTCCTACGGCTCCATCA ATGACACGGCGCTGTTCTACGGGATGAAGTTCTTCAACGACCAGCTCGTGGAGGCGGGGCCGTACGGGAACGTGCAGTCGGAGGTGCTGATGCGCAAGGACGCCAGCACATTCACGTTCAGGCAGGGGTGGGCGTTTCCGCGGAAGATCTACTTCAACGGCGACGAGTGCCGGATGCCGCCGCCGGACTCCTACCCTTACCTGCCCAACTCTGCGCCGGCGTCGCTCGTGAGCTCCGcttccgtcgtcgtcgccgtcgccttcttggtTCTCCTCATGGCATGA
- the LOC123044264 gene encoding COBRA-like protein 1, translating to MAAAAAPRPSSPPLRTSIALLLLALALSALVPSSDAYDSLDPVGNITIKWDVKKWREDGYMATVSLYNYQQYRHIQAPGWKLGWVWAGKEIIWKMAGAQTTEQGDCSRFREEPPPHCCRTDPEVVDFLPGASYDKQTPNCCKGGVLSSWGQEPANAIATFDVNVGRAGTTNSSVQVPTNFTLKAPGPGYTCGPAKEVEPTKFIDKDGDGRRTTQAIKTWNVTCTYSQFVAGRSPTCCVVLSSFYNSTIVECNKCSCGCQDNSTNPVSCIRPNSPYLSSVVPGDSTNTPAPLVKCSSHMCPIRVQWHVKANYKDYWRVKITVQNFNYLMNYSQWNLVAQHPNFNNLTTIFSFKYKDLNPYGTINDTGMMWGIKYYNDLLMTAQHNGNVQSELLFRKDPETFTFQKGWAFPRRVYFNGENCVMPPPDAYPWLPNDSHRLSASLTIPFITVWTALAFLLVHV from the exons atggcggcggcggcggcaccgcgTCCATCTTCCCCGCCCCTGAGGACATCCATTGCGCTGCTcctcctcgccctcgccctctccgcgCTCGTGCCGTCGTCAG ATGCGTATGATTCGCTTGATCCGGTTGGGAACATTACGATCAAGTGGGATGTGAAGAAGTGGAGGGAAGATGGCTACATG GCCACCGTTTCACTGTACAACTACCAGCAGTATCGCCACATCCAAGCGCCGGGATGGAAGCTCGGCTGGGTGTGGGCGGGGAAGGAGATAATCTGGAAAATGGCCGGCGCCCAAACCACGGAGCAGGGCGATTGCTCCAGGTTCAGAGAGGAGCCGCCGCCGCACTGCTGCCGGACGGACCCGGAGGTGGTGGACTTCCTTCCGGGGGCATCCTACGACAAGCAGACCCCAAACTGCTGCAAAGGAGGAGTCCTCAGCTCATGGGGACAGGAACCCGCCAACGCCATTGCCACATTCGACGTCAACGTTGGTCGGGCAGGGACTACGAACAGCTCCGTCCAGGTGCCCACAAATTTCACCCTCAAGGCCCCTGGGCCAGGGTACACCTGCGGGCCTGCAAAGGAGGTAGAGCCTACCAAGTTCATTGACAAGGATGGGGATGGGAGGAGGACGACCCAGGCCATCA AGACATGGAATGTGACGTGCACATACTCGCAGTTCGTCGCGGGAAGATCCCCGACGTGCTGCGTTGTGCTCTCGTCGTTTTACAACAGCACCATCGTCGAGTGCAATAAGTGCTCATGTGGCTGCCAAGATAACAGCACAAACCCAGTGAGCTGTATCAG GCCCAACTCACCTTATCTGTCTTCTGTCGTGCCCGGGGATAGCACCAACACCCCGGCACCTCTCGTGAAATGCTCTTCTCATATGTGCCCAATAAGAGTGCAGTGGCACGTCAAGGCTAACTACAAGGACTACTGGAGGGTGAAGATCACGGTGCAAAACTTCAACTACCTGATGAACTACTCGCAGTGGAACCTCGTCGCGCAGCACCCCAACTTCAACAACCTCACCACTATCTTCAGCTTCAAATACAAAGATCTGAACCCTTATGGAACAATAA ACGACACCGGGATGATGTGGGGCATCAAGTACTACAATGACCTGCTCATGACTGCCCAGCATAATGGAAATGTTCAGTCTGAGCTTTTGTTCCGGAAGGACCCGGAGACCTTCACCTTCCAGAAAGGATGGGCGTTTCCGAGGCGAGTGTACTTCAACGGCGAGAACTGTGTGATGCCGCCTCCAGATGCGTACCCATGGCTGCCGAACGATTCTCATCGACTGTCGGCATCACTTACCATTCCATTCATAACCGTTTGGACAGCATTGGCATTCTTGCTGGTTCATGTGTAG